GCCGATGATGCTGCCGGCCCGTACGTTGCGGCTCTTGGCCAGGTGGGCCACCAGTTGCGCGAAGTTGAACACCATGTCGGTGCCGGCATCGGGTTGCCCTACCAGGTGGCCGTTCCAGCTCGAGCGCAGCGGCAGGTGCACCTTGGCGCCGCGCCAGGCCTCGCCCAGCTCGTCGGGCGTCACCGCCACTGGCGAGAAGCTGGTGGCGGGCTTGGACTGCACAAAGCCGAAACCTTTCGCCAGCTCGTCGGGAATCAGGTTGCGCAGCGAGACATCGTTGGCCAGCATCAGCAGGCGGATCTGGCCATGGGCGACGTCGGGCGTGGCCCCCATCGGCACGTCGCCAGTCACCACCGCCAGCTCGGACTCGAAGTCGATGCCCCATTCTTCGTGCGCCAAAACAATGTCGTCAGTCGGTCCCAGGAAATCGTCGCTGCCGCCCTGGTACATCAGCGGGTCTTCCCAGAACGAGGCCGGCATCTCGGCCTTGCGCGCACGCCTTACCAGTTCCACATGGTTGACATAGGCCGAGCCGTCGGCCCACTGGTAAGCGCGCGGCAGCGGCGCCATGCAGCGCGCCGGCTCGAAGTCGAACGGACGGCGCGCGCGCTCTTCGTTCAGGAGCAGGTACAGCTCGCGCAACTGGGGCGCGATGAAACCCCAGTCGTCGAGCGCGGCCTGCAGGGTTGGCGCGATACCGTCGGCAACCTGGGCAGTCTTGAGGTCGCGCGCGACCACCACCAGTTGACCGTCGCGGCTGCCGTCCTTGAGTGTGGCCAGTTTCATGACGGGCTCGACACGTGGCCGCCGGTGGCAACCCGCCCTTCTGATCTTGGGGCCGTCATGCTAGTACTTGAGAATGACCCCGGCGCCGACGCTGCGCTGGAAATAATTGTAGTCGATCAGGCTTTGGCCATATCCCGAGAATACGTTGACATAGCCCTTGAGCGGTCCGGCCAGCGGGAAACCCCAGCCGAGCTCGGTCGCTCCCTTGTCGGTGTGCAGGTTGCGACGCAACATGGCAGAGAACTCGTGCCCTTCCAGGCGATAGGTACCGCTCAGTTCGGCGTGACCCATGTAGTCGAGGATGTCCGGGTTGTTGTCGTCTTCCAGCGACTCGCTGACGCGTTTCCAGACGCGTGCACTGATGCTCAGCGGGCCGCGCTCCAGGCCGACCTGGGCATAAAAGCGGTTCCAGCTGCGCGACAGGCTCGACGACTGTCCATTCGACTGGTGACTGAAGCCCAGGTTCAGGAATTTCACGTTGGTGCCGAGAACACTGAAGTTCAGCGGCGTCACCAGCATCACTTCGGGCTGGTAATTGGTCTCGCGGAACGGGCTGGACAGTTCGCTGTTGGTGGCTTGCCAGAAGCTGTTCTGGGTATAGCCAAACCACAGGTCCACCGGCAATTCAAACGCGGTCTCGATCACTTTCATCTTGAAGCCGAGCTGGAACTCCAGTTCGGCATGCGAGAGGTCGCCAGTGAAATCCTTGGCGCGGAACGGCTTGTACGGCGCTTCGTTCGGACGGTAGCTACGGTTCGCGATCAGGTAGTTCGGATTGTGTGGACGAAACAGGAAGGTACCGCGGCGGTGCCTGTCGGTGAGTTCCCAATGGTTGTCCATCGTGTACTCAGCGGCGGCCTCGACTGTCGGGTCGATCGATGCCGACGCGTCGGGCCGGGTTTTGTCCGGGAAGGCGCTGACCGGCACCACAGGCGCAGCCACGACACCGGCGTCGGGCCCGGGCGCGGCGGCCAGGCGGTCGAAGCAGGCGAGGCGCTCGGTCGTGTCGGGAAGCTGGGCGCAGCTGCTCAGCTGTGCGGTGAGGGGCTGGGCGGTGACCGGGAGGGCGAACAGGAGCGGCAGCAATGCTGCTGGAATCGATTTCAATTGCATGGAAGTTTTCTATGAGAACAGCGGTACGGCCGTGCTGTCACCGCGCGGCAGCGGCGACATCACGGATAATCCCGGGTAGTTTCGCGGAAACGACGGTTTCGTGTCGCACGCACCACTGCGGTGCAGCAAGATCGAGTGCGCTAGTCAGGGCACCAGCAAGGCCAGCTGTTCCGGCTCCAGGAAACACCACTCCCCTTCGGCCAGGCCGAGCGATTCGAGCGTCAGGGCGCCGATCTGTGAGCGGTGCAGTGCGGCGCAATGGTTGCCGGCAGCGGCCAGCATGCGCTTGACCTGGTGATATTTACCTTGCTCGAGCACGATCTCGAGCAAGTGTTCGCCGCGCTGTACGCAAGAAACGGCCTTGAGCGGCGCCGGTTCGTCGTGCAACTGCACGCCTGCCAGCAAGGAATCGACCAGCTCCTGGGTCACCGCTTGCGCCGTCGTCGCCTGGTAGACCTTGGGTACATGCCGCTTGGGCGACGATTGCGCGTGGATGAAAGGACCATCGTCGGACATCAGCAGCAAGCCGGTGGTGTCGTGGTCGAGCCGGCCCACCGGTTGCACCTCGCGCCAGGTAAATTGCT
Above is a genomic segment from Massilia sp. H6 containing:
- a CDS encoding fumarylacetoacetate hydrolase family protein, producing the protein MKLATLKDGSRDGQLVVVARDLKTAQVADGIAPTLQAALDDWGFIAPQLRELYLLLNEERARRPFDFEPARCMAPLPRAYQWADGSAYVNHVELVRRARKAEMPASFWEDPLMYQGGSDDFLGPTDDIVLAHEEWGIDFESELAVVTGDVPMGATPDVAHGQIRLLMLANDVSLRNLIPDELAKGFGFVQSKPATSFSPVAVTPDELGEAWRGAKVHLPLRSSWNGHLVGQPDAGTDMVFNFAQLVAHLAKSRNVRAGSIIGSGTVSNKGGKKGYSCIAEQRCLELIADGVASTPFMRFGDTIRIEMLDERGKSVFGAIEQAVKPL
- a CDS encoding phospholipase A; amino-acid sequence: MQLKSIPAALLPLLFALPVTAQPLTAQLSSCAQLPDTTERLACFDRLAAAPGPDAGVVAAPVVPVSAFPDKTRPDASASIDPTVEAAAEYTMDNHWELTDRHRRGTFLFRPHNPNYLIANRSYRPNEAPYKPFRAKDFTGDLSHAELEFQLGFKMKVIETAFELPVDLWFGYTQNSFWQATNSELSSPFRETNYQPEVMLVTPLNFSVLGTNVKFLNLGFSHQSNGQSSSLSRSWNRFYAQVGLERGPLSISARVWKRVSESLEDDNNPDILDYMGHAELSGTYRLEGHEFSAMLRRNLHTDKGATELGWGFPLAGPLKGYVNVFSGYGQSLIDYNYFQRSVGAGVILKY
- a CDS encoding pseudouridine synthase produces the protein MSKLSLDRLLQSQGFGTRKYCRALIEDGDVLVNGTLEDNYKTSFDTAGLVLTVFGEEWRYREHLYLALYKPANFECSRKPSHHPGVLTLLPEQFTWREVQPVGRLDHDTTGLLLMSDDGPFIHAQSSPKRHVPKVYQATTAQAVTQELVDSLLAGVQLHDEPAPLKAVSCVQRGEHLLEIVLEQGKYHQVKRMLAAAGNHCAALHRSQIGALTLESLGLAEGEWCFLEPEQLALLVP